In Hydrogenovibrio marinus, a single genomic region encodes these proteins:
- the rplC gene encoding 50S ribosomal protein L3, with protein MSIGVVGTKIGMTRIFNEDGVSTPVTVVEVSPNRITQIKNDQLDGYNAIQVTMGKKHAGRVSKPEAGHFAKAGVEAGLGLWEFRFENDADIEGLELGSEITVEKFTDVTKVDVTGTTKGKGFAGAVKRHNFRMQDATHGNSLSHRAPGSIGQNQTPGRVFKGKKMAGHMGDVKQTTLNLDLVKVDVENSLLLIKGALPGAKGCTVIVRKAIK; from the coding sequence ATGAGTATTGGTGTTGTAGGTACCAAAATTGGTATGACTCGCATATTCAATGAAGACGGTGTATCTACTCCTGTAACGGTTGTGGAGGTTTCTCCTAATCGTATTACTCAAATCAAGAACGATCAATTGGATGGTTACAATGCCATTCAAGTGACCATGGGCAAAAAGCACGCAGGTCGTGTTTCTAAACCTGAAGCTGGGCATTTTGCAAAAGCAGGTGTTGAAGCTGGTCTTGGTTTGTGGGAGTTCCGTTTTGAAAATGATGCAGATATCGAGGGTCTTGAATTGGGATCAGAGATTACTGTTGAAAAATTTACAGATGTAACAAAAGTAGATGTTACAGGAACAACCAAAGGTAAGGGTTTTGCAGGTGCAGTAAAGCGCCATAATTTTAGAATGCAAGACGCTACTCATGGTAACTCATTGTCTCACCGTGCGCCTGGTTCGATTGGTCAAAACCAAACGCCTGGTCGTGTATTTAAAGGCAAGAAGATGGCCGGTCATATGGGTGATGTAAAACAAACCACTCTTAACCTTGATTTGGTTAAGGTTGATGTTGAAAATTCATTGCTTTTGATCAAGGGTGCATTGCCTGGTGCGAAAGGCTGTACTGTAATCGTACGCAAAGCAATTAAGTAA